One genomic window of Candidatus Nitrosopumilus sediminis includes the following:
- the thrC gene encoding threonine synthase — MQGDAYLKCIDPQCGLEYPIENANVQCEKGHMLDVKYKNKPPSSLKEVFYKRRDYEGSIFNESGVWRFRDLLNFCQINTEDMEECSKYLVSLDGAEGRQSKPYHMSKAAEFVGISNNNLWLQPEGYNPSGSFKDNGMATAVTHAKMIGAKKIVCASTGNTSASAGMFAANEGMNCDVYIPAGQIAPGKLSQAYQFGAQIVEVDGNFDDALKQSLEDAQNHDGYTVNSINPFRIEGQKTIPFRALEYLHWEVPDWIVYPGGALGNTSSCGKALMELYEWGWIKKIPRIAVVNSEGASTLSDLYNGKFEGEELRWNKGNPNTELITRYYDHLDKEGLKPKTKATAIQIGRPANILKGLRALEFTNGVVTTVSDSEMLDGMSVVGLNGFDCEMASGASVVGIKKLIEADVIKKDDVVVGILTGRQKDAMIPVDYHRNPENRFAIPPKN, encoded by the coding sequence ATGCAAGGTGATGCTTATCTCAAATGTATTGATCCACAGTGTGGTTTAGAGTATCCAATTGAAAACGCAAATGTTCAATGTGAGAAAGGGCACATGTTAGATGTAAAATACAAAAACAAACCCCCATCATCACTCAAAGAAGTTTTTTACAAAAGAAGGGATTATGAAGGTAGTATTTTCAATGAAAGTGGGGTTTGGAGATTTAGAGACTTGCTAAATTTTTGTCAAATAAATACAGAAGATATGGAAGAATGTTCAAAATATCTTGTATCTCTTGATGGAGCAGAAGGCAGACAATCAAAACCATATCACATGTCAAAAGCTGCAGAATTTGTGGGGATTTCAAATAATAATTTATGGTTACAACCTGAAGGATACAATCCAAGTGGTTCGTTCAAAGATAATGGTATGGCAACAGCTGTAACTCATGCAAAAATGATTGGTGCAAAGAAAATTGTTTGTGCATCTACAGGAAATACATCTGCATCAGCAGGAATGTTTGCGGCAAATGAGGGAATGAATTGTGATGTGTATATTCCTGCAGGGCAAATAGCTCCAGGAAAACTTAGTCAAGCATATCAATTTGGAGCACAAATCGTAGAAGTTGATGGAAATTTTGATGATGCATTAAAACAATCTCTAGAGGATGCACAAAATCATGATGGATATACTGTAAACTCTATTAACCCATTTAGAATTGAAGGACAAAAAACAATACCGTTTAGAGCATTAGAATATTTACATTGGGAAGTTCCTGATTGGATCGTTTATCCAGGAGGGGCATTAGGAAACACATCCAGTTGCGGTAAAGCATTAATGGAATTATATGAATGGGGATGGATTAAAAAAATTCCAAGAATTGCAGTAGTTAATTCAGAAGGTGCAAGTACGTTATCTGATTTGTATAATGGTAAATTTGAAGGGGAAGAACTAAGATGGAATAAAGGAAACCCAAATACTGAACTAATTACTAGATACTATGATCATTTGGATAAAGAAGGACTAAAACCAAAAACTAAGGCAACCGCAATACAAATTGGAAGGCCTGCAAATATTTTGAAAGGTTTACGGGCATTGGAATTTACAAATGGTGTTGTAACTACAGTTTCAGATTCTGAAATGTTAGACGGTATGTCAGTAGTAGGTCTAAATGGATTTGATTGTGAGATGGCATCAGGAGCATCAGTAGTAGGAATTAAGAAATTAATCGAAGCAGACGTCATTAAAAAAGACGATGTAGTCGTAGGGATTCTGACAGGTAGACAAAAAGACGCCATGATCCCAGTAGACTATCATAGGAATCCTGAGAACAGATTTGCAATTCCACCTAAAAATTAG
- a CDS encoding resolvase, whose protein sequence is MPLRRKLQSLTLTKQKNYEKSILNQKVARTRRQRGYQWEDTIVKRFNSAENWKAFRLGSPSIALPDVLAVNTENSTIFTIEAKSGTSTSLPVPADQIERCLEWIKTFDIYKKRKVLLAFKFLSKKRIGVGEYENRELREYFKIWDESLAITDCVCTYEGKFFTKIEGVRKEIFLKECKMPFKTKQRTSA, encoded by the coding sequence ATGCCATTGAGAAGGAAATTACAATCATTAACCCTTACAAAACAAAAGAATTATGAAAAATCAATACTAAATCAAAAAGTAGCGAGAACACGTAGACAGAGAGGGTATCAATGGGAGGACACAATAGTGAAAAGATTCAACAGTGCAGAAAATTGGAAAGCATTCAGATTAGGTTCACCCAGTATTGCCTTACCTGATGTTCTAGCTGTAAATACAGAAAATAGCACCATATTTACAATTGAGGCAAAATCTGGAACTAGTACATCATTGCCTGTGCCTGCAGATCAAATTGAGCGTTGCTTAGAATGGATTAAGACTTTTGACATTTACAAAAAAAGAAAAGTTCTGTTGGCATTCAAATTTTTATCAAAAAAACGAATTGGTGTTGGAGAATATGAAAATAGGGAATTACGAGAATATTTCAAAATATGGGATGAATCCCTAGCCATAACAGACTGTGTTTGTACATATGAAGGCAAATTTTTTACAAAAATTGAAGGGGTTCGAAAGGAAATTTTCCTCAAAGAATGCAAAATGCCATTTAAAACAAAACAACGAACTAGTGCCTAA
- a CDS encoding thiolase family protein — MNKVGIVGHGITPFSKEDQKIESVLLDSAKELFRNNSEINRDEIDAVLVSTNNNSKYLSPILSEMAGIQPKIAHTIESLCNSGTNSIVSAYSYIASGLADMILVTGAERYDSPGQILEWDNSRGEYKHPVFWASIFSKSYKRKFSISDEQLAIVSVKNHKQAKENPNALSKKTYTIEEVVNSRKLTEDLRLLDCSRPCTGSASIILASEEKAIQVTDKPIWITGIGQKTTSAGFTKNSSFSSMESTKLAGQTALKMSNKNPIDVDVAEIHDAFSVCEPMALESLGFSAEGYGMKMIEELHNTNNFKINPRGGLIGSGHPLGATGIAQTIEITQQLQGNAGKRQVDKPKTGLVHNMSAAATSSTVLVLET; from the coding sequence ATGAACAAAGTAGGAATAGTAGGACATGGCATTACACCTTTTTCTAAAGAAGATCAAAAAATTGAGTCAGTTTTGTTAGATTCTGCAAAAGAACTTTTTAGAAACAATTCTGAAATTAATCGGGATGAGATAGATGCAGTATTAGTATCAACAAATAACAATTCAAAATACCTGTCCCCTATTCTCTCTGAAATGGCAGGCATTCAACCCAAAATAGCCCATACAATTGAGAGTCTATGTAATTCAGGCACAAATTCCATAGTATCAGCATATTCTTACATTGCGTCAGGTTTGGCAGACATGATACTCGTTACAGGGGCTGAAAGGTACGACAGTCCTGGACAGATATTAGAATGGGATAATTCTCGTGGAGAATACAAGCATCCTGTTTTTTGGGCATCAATATTTTCAAAATCATACAAGCGAAAATTTTCAATTTCTGATGAACAGTTAGCAATTGTTTCTGTAAAAAATCACAAACAAGCAAAAGAAAATCCAAATGCTTTATCAAAAAAGACATACACAATTGAAGAGGTAGTAAATTCCAGAAAACTTACAGAAGATCTCAGATTATTAGATTGTTCAAGACCCTGTACGGGAAGTGCATCCATAATTTTAGCATCAGAAGAAAAAGCAATACAAGTAACAGACAAACCAATATGGATTACGGGGATTGGTCAAAAAACTACTTCTGCAGGTTTTACTAAGAATAGTTCATTTAGTTCAATGGAGTCAACTAAACTTGCAGGTCAAACAGCACTGAAAATGTCAAATAAAAACCCCATAGATGTAGATGTTGCAGAAATTCATGACGCATTTTCTGTTTGCGAACCTATGGCATTAGAGTCATTAGGATTTTCAGCAGAAGGATATGGGATGAAAATGATTGAAGAATTACACAATACAAATAATTTTAAAATAAATCCCCGAGGAGGATTGATTGGTTCAGGTCATCCATTAGGAGCAACTGGAATAGCACAAACAATAGAAATCACACAACAACTCCAAGGAAATGCAGGTAAAAGACAAGTTGATAAGCCTAAAACAGGATTAGTTCACAACATGTCTGCTGCGGCGACATCTTCGACAGTATTGGTTTTAGAGACATGA
- a CDS encoding LLM class flavin-dependent oxidoreductase, with protein sequence MRIACSLGSLLSINEVLQCSEIISKTNTDTIWVPETWGMENFSILGAVSAKTTKQKIGSSIINIFSRSPSTIAMGAATVDSLSNGRLIIGLGTSSIPIVEFFHGYKFERPLQRMKEYVEIIRLILSGKQVNYDGKIFKLNNFTLLIKPQRDKIPIYLAAINQKMVDLAWGVGDGVIFYLRPLNEMKQTISKMQSKKKIDVTCQLITCVSEDSEKAIERAKKTIAFYISVGDIYREFLAKNGFQNETSDIYGEFKKSGFKSNHELVTDSMLRSLAISGTSDECKNQLTDFVNAGINQPILQFNPIGDTMDSFKLFKKTFLDE encoded by the coding sequence ATGCGTATAGCATGTAGTTTAGGCTCTTTACTTTCAATAAATGAGGTATTACAATGCTCAGAAATTATCTCAAAAACAAATACAGACACCATTTGGGTACCTGAAACCTGGGGGATGGAGAATTTTTCAATATTAGGAGCAGTTTCGGCAAAGACGACCAAACAAAAAATAGGCTCATCAATCATCAACATCTTTTCCAGAAGTCCATCCACTATTGCCATGGGTGCAGCAACTGTGGATTCATTATCTAATGGAAGATTGATCATAGGACTCGGAACTAGCAGCATACCTATTGTAGAATTCTTTCATGGTTACAAATTTGAAAGACCTTTACAGAGAATGAAAGAATATGTGGAAATAATTCGGCTAATACTGTCTGGAAAACAAGTAAATTATGATGGAAAAATTTTCAAGTTAAATAATTTTACATTACTGATAAAACCACAAAGAGATAAAATCCCAATTTATCTTGCTGCAATAAATCAAAAAATGGTAGATTTGGCATGGGGTGTTGGAGATGGTGTGATTTTTTATCTAAGACCATTAAATGAAATGAAACAAACAATTTCCAAAATGCAATCAAAGAAAAAAATTGATGTCACATGCCAATTGATCACTTGCGTTTCTGAAGATTCAGAAAAAGCAATTGAACGTGCTAAAAAGACAATTGCATTTTATATTTCAGTAGGAGACATCTATAGAGAATTTTTAGCAAAAAATGGATTTCAAAATGAAACGTCTGATATTTATGGTGAATTCAAAAAGTCAGGATTCAAATCAAACCATGAATTAGTGACAGATTCTATGCTTCGATCTCTGGCAATATCTGGAACATCTGATGAATGCAAAAATCAATTGACAGATTTTGTAAATGCCGGAATTAACCAGCCCATCTTGCAATTTAATCCCATAGGAGATACAATGGATTCTTTCAAATTATTTAAAAAAACATTTTTGGATGAGTAA
- a CDS encoding nucleotidyltransferase family protein has product MKAIILAGGRGKRLRPITDYVPKPLIPIKNIPIIEWQLKYLKKFGIDEVIICTGYKQEMIESHLNAKKIGIKIKYSIENTPLGTGGAIKKAGKLIKDKSFFVINGDTITNIDLRKLSTQLNSIASVELRTNFGVLETKDDKIIKFKEKKEISNLWMNAGIYHLQKNILLDLPAKGDIEKTVFPDYAKKGKLHIVKFKDVKWYSVDSFKDMEECALEVDKIIK; this is encoded by the coding sequence ATGAAAGCAATTATTTTAGCAGGAGGACGAGGTAAAAGATTAAGACCAATTACAGATTATGTTCCAAAACCCCTTATTCCAATAAAAAATATACCTATAATTGAATGGCAATTAAAATATCTTAAAAAATTTGGAATTGATGAAGTAATTATCTGCACAGGATACAAACAAGAAATGATTGAAAGTCATTTGAATGCAAAAAAAATTGGAATCAAAATAAAATATTCCATTGAAAATACGCCATTGGGGACAGGAGGTGCAATCAAAAAAGCTGGTAAACTGATCAAAGACAAATCATTTTTTGTGATTAATGGAGATACAATAACTAACATTGATTTGAGAAAATTATCTACTCAATTGAATTCAATTGCATCAGTAGAATTAAGAACAAACTTTGGTGTTTTAGAAACAAAAGACGATAAAATTATAAAATTTAAAGAGAAAAAAGAAATTTCTAATCTATGGATGAATGCCGGAATTTACCATCTACAAAAAAACATACTTTTGGATTTACCTGCTAAAGGAGATATTGAAAAAACTGTTTTCCCAGATTATGCAAAAAAAGGAAAACTACACATTGTAAAATTTAAAGATGTAAAATGGTATTCTGTGGATTCTTTTAAAGATATGGAAGAATGTGCTTTAGAAGTAGATAAAATAATCAAATGA
- a CDS encoding 5-(carboxyamino)imidazole ribonucleotide synthase, translated as MSRILGIIGGGQLGMMIAEAAKNMPNDISEIIVLDPTENCPAAQVGATQILADFKDKNAIIELANKSDIITYEIESGDSDVLKSVEDKAEINPSPETLKIIQDKLLQKSFLSKHNIPVPEFIEIQNIEDVRKGLGKFGIPAMLKARRDAYDGRGNFKINSEEEVNIAYEYFKGQPLLLEKFVPFIKEVSVIASRNTKGQIKTYPLVENIHHESILRETIAPARVSKNISNKAEQIAEKTMSVLKGAGIFGIEMFVTKNEDVVINEIAPRVHNSGHHTLQSSDTSQFEQHLRAILGLELGSTKLIHNSVMYNILGDESFTGEYLPPNITDSGVYLKMYGKKISKPLRKLGHVNIVGINGETIDELLEKLQSLKPKMIVKPSN; from the coding sequence ATGTCAAGGATTCTTGGAATTATTGGCGGCGGTCAGTTAGGAATGATGATTGCCGAAGCTGCAAAAAATATGCCAAATGATATATCTGAAATAATTGTATTAGATCCTACTGAAAATTGTCCTGCAGCACAGGTTGGGGCAACACAAATTCTTGCAGATTTTAAGGACAAGAATGCAATAATCGAACTCGCAAACAAATCTGATATCATAACATATGAAATCGAATCAGGAGATAGTGATGTTTTAAAATCTGTTGAAGATAAAGCTGAAATTAATCCTTCACCTGAGACATTAAAAATTATTCAAGATAAATTATTACAAAAATCATTCTTGTCAAAACATAATATCCCTGTTCCAGAATTTATTGAAATACAAAATATTGAGGATGTTAGAAAGGGGTTAGGAAAATTTGGCATCCCTGCAATGCTAAAAGCACGTCGTGATGCATATGACGGTAGAGGAAATTTTAAAATTAATTCTGAAGAGGAAGTCAATATAGCATATGAATATTTCAAAGGGCAACCGCTTCTTTTAGAAAAATTTGTTCCATTCATCAAGGAAGTCTCAGTGATTGCTTCAAGGAACACAAAGGGTCAAATCAAAACATATCCCCTAGTAGAAAATATTCATCATGAAAGTATTTTGAGAGAAACAATTGCCCCGGCTAGAGTTTCTAAAAATATATCAAACAAAGCTGAACAGATAGCAGAAAAGACAATGTCTGTACTAAAAGGTGCAGGGATTTTTGGAATAGAGATGTTTGTTACTAAAAATGAGGATGTTGTAATTAATGAAATAGCCCCAAGAGTTCATAATTCGGGCCATCATACCTTACAATCTAGTGACACATCTCAATTTGAACAGCATTTAAGAGCAATTTTAGGATTAGAATTAGGAAGTACAAAACTAATTCATAATTCAGTGATGTACAATATTTTGGGTGATGAAAGTTTTACGGGAGAATATTTGCCTCCAAACATTACTGATTCAGGAGTATATTTGAAAATGTATGGTAAAAAGATCTCAAAACCTTTGCGCAAATTGGGGCATGTCAATATTGTAGGGATTAATGGTGAAACTATTGACGAGTTATTAGAGAAATTACAATCGCTAAAACCCAAAATGATTGTTAAGCCATCCAATTAG
- the purE gene encoding 5-(carboxyamino)imidazole ribonucleotide mutase — MAYSKKPLVGIIMGSSSDSRIMQGAAEILDEYKIKHEDQIVSAHRTPARLAEYAKHAEKMGFKIIIAGAGGAAHLPGMIASHTTIPVIGVPILVYNDKHPKKSDTKFSAFGGLDSLLSITEMPSGSPVVAVGINKAGNAGIYAMKMLANEFPDLKNKLQQHKSNQHDSVVKESDQLKKQGLSKFTKNKFK, encoded by the coding sequence ATGGCATATTCCAAAAAACCTCTGGTTGGGATCATCATGGGATCTAGTTCAGATAGCAGGATTATGCAAGGTGCAGCTGAAATTTTAGATGAGTATAAAATTAAACATGAAGATCAAATTGTCTCTGCACATAGAACTCCTGCAAGATTGGCAGAATATGCAAAACATGCAGAAAAAATGGGATTTAAAATAATTATAGCCGGCGCAGGAGGAGCTGCACATCTACCCGGAATGATTGCATCTCATACAACAATACCTGTAATTGGAGTTCCGATACTTGTTTACAATGATAAACATCCAAAAAAATCTGATACAAAATTTTCTGCATTTGGAGGATTAGATTCGTTACTATCCATTACTGAAATGCCATCTGGTTCACCTGTTGTGGCTGTTGGCATAAACAAGGCAGGTAATGCAGGAATTTATGCAATGAAGATGCTTGCAAATGAATTCCCTGATTTAAAAAATAAACTTCAACAACACAAATCTAATCAACATGATTCAGTAGTGAAAGAATCTGATCAGTTGAAAAAACAAGGTCTTTCAAAATTTACAAAAAACAAATTCAAGTAA
- the ilvA gene encoding threonine ammonia-lyase, whose product MFLTIIFDYLAIPDNLRIKFDQRCKFCIEEVKYSKSIASFPMDPSYDDILAANSLRGHEIRKTPLIHSPTFSEMTGSDIYLKAEFQQKTGSFKIRGAYFKIKSLSNEEKKHGVVAASAGNHAQGVAFASALEKIPCTIVMPKNASPAKVAATRGYGAKVILEGVNYDESSSKAKEIAKETGATMIHAFDDPQVIAAQGVIGLEILEDLKDVDEIYLPIGGGGLAAGALIAIKEKNPQIKVIGVQSKSFPAMYDSVKQGSITASGGERTIADGISVKVPGQLTFSIIKELIDEIVLVDDVEITKAMFLLMERMKFVVEPAGAASLAYLISKKPSIGKKVVAVLAGGNVDMYLLGQIVDKGLAAMGRLLKLSIMLPDRPGAFKEIVDEITLANANIVEVVHDRLSSAINAGSAGVTLSLETQGREQAQSLIDALKEKNIQFTLLT is encoded by the coding sequence ATGTTTTTAACGATAATATTTGACTATTTAGCCATTCCTGATAATTTACGCATAAAATTTGACCAAAGATGCAAATTTTGTATAGAAGAAGTCAAATACAGTAAATCAATAGCATCATTTCCAATGGACCCATCATATGATGATATACTTGCAGCAAATTCATTACGAGGGCATGAAATAAGAAAAACACCTCTCATACATTCTCCAACATTCAGCGAGATGACAGGTTCTGACATTTATCTAAAAGCAGAATTTCAACAAAAAACAGGTTCATTTAAAATTCGAGGAGCATATTTTAAAATTAAATCGTTATCTAATGAAGAAAAAAAACACGGGGTTGTTGCAGCATCTGCAGGTAATCATGCACAAGGAGTTGCATTTGCTTCTGCATTAGAGAAAATTCCGTGTACCATTGTAATGCCAAAAAACGCTTCACCAGCTAAAGTGGCTGCAACACGAGGATATGGTGCCAAAGTAATACTTGAAGGGGTGAATTATGACGAGTCCTCATCCAAAGCAAAAGAAATTGCAAAAGAAACTGGTGCTACTATGATACATGCATTTGATGATCCTCAAGTTATAGCAGCACAGGGTGTTATTGGTCTTGAGATTTTAGAAGATTTGAAAGATGTAGATGAAATTTATCTACCTATAGGGGGAGGAGGGTTGGCAGCCGGAGCGTTAATTGCAATTAAAGAAAAAAATCCCCAAATCAAAGTAATAGGGGTTCAGTCAAAGTCATTTCCAGCAATGTATGATTCAGTAAAACAAGGATCAATTACTGCCAGTGGTGGAGAGAGAACAATAGCAGACGGCATTTCAGTGAAAGTGCCAGGGCAATTGACATTTTCAATTATCAAAGAACTCATTGATGAAATAGTCCTAGTTGATGATGTAGAAATAACAAAAGCAATGTTTCTGTTGATGGAACGAATGAAATTTGTAGTAGAGCCAGCAGGGGCTGCAAGCTTGGCATATCTGATTTCTAAAAAACCATCTATCGGAAAAAAAGTTGTTGCAGTATTGGCAGGAGGAAATGTAGACATGTATCTATTAGGACAAATTGTAGACAAGGGTCTTGCAGCCATGGGTCGCTTGCTCAAATTATCAATTATGCTGCCTGATAGACCAGGGGCATTTAAAGAAATAGTTGATGAAATTACTTTGGCTAATGCAAATATCGTAGAAGTGGTTCATGACAGACTGAGTTCTGCAATTAATGCAGGTTCTGCAGGAGTAACATTAAGTTTAGAAACACAAGGAAGGGAGCAAGCTCAATCATTGATTGATGCTTTAAAGGAAAAAAACATCCAGTTTACTTTACTAACTTAA
- a CDS encoding adenylate/guanylate cyclase domain-containing protein, whose product MTEKEIEGKQESKNADPGINVVDMLLSKNQTQTLDSETMILETQKRVWAALKKGYEYSGLIDESDAFLRKNVFSKLDMVVLYVDLVGSTTMTLEMPAEKIAIIVSSFSQEMAAVIRQHHGYVLKFVGDAVIGYFVGEGMLASDNAVNCAKSMISVIQKGINPILDQYDYPDLMVKIGMDFGKNIVVRYGSDVENSHVDLMGPAMNIAAKIQNMARPNQILIGNDVYQRLHPKTQKKFSLIVWKKEEWKYRSRITGEIYNVYEFKG is encoded by the coding sequence ATGACTGAAAAAGAGATTGAAGGTAAACAAGAATCAAAAAATGCAGATCCAGGAATTAATGTTGTAGATATGCTACTTAGCAAAAATCAGACTCAAACATTGGATTCTGAAACTATGATTTTAGAAACTCAGAAACGGGTTTGGGCTGCTCTCAAAAAAGGCTATGAGTATAGTGGATTAATTGATGAGTCTGATGCATTTTTGAGAAAGAATGTTTTTTCAAAATTAGATATGGTGGTACTCTATGTGGATTTGGTAGGTTCCACCACCATGACATTAGAAATGCCTGCCGAAAAAATTGCAATTATTGTAAGTTCATTTTCTCAAGAAATGGCAGCAGTTATCCGACAGCATCACGGCTATGTTTTAAAATTTGTAGGTGATGCAGTAATTGGGTATTTTGTTGGGGAGGGAATGCTTGCATCAGACAATGCTGTAAACTGTGCAAAGTCCATGATATCTGTCATTCAAAAAGGAATCAATCCTATTTTAGATCAATATGATTATCCTGATTTGATGGTGAAAATAGGAATGGATTTTGGCAAAAACATTGTTGTACGATATGGTTCTGATGTGGAAAATTCTCATGTTGATTTGATGGGACCAGCTATGAACATTGCAGCAAAAATTCAAAACATGGCAAGACCCAACCAAATCTTAATTGGAAATGATGTTTATCAAAGGTTACATCCAAAAACACAAAAAAAATTTTCATTAATAGTGTGGAAAAAAGAAGAATGGAAATATCGTTCTAGAATAACGGGTGAAATTTACAACGTCTATGAATTTAAAGGATGA
- a CDS encoding VOC family protein: MNIKKVGNVILAVKDIDKSLQFYHEIIGLPIRNQRRSWVDLGTSGALLSLHPASLTEKHIGSSIENGITIGFLVGDVQSAVDELKAKGVTIHRDIVEKDAGKNAVILDPDEYLISLFEPSFEDKDQQTGGYRGFTPA; encoded by the coding sequence GTGAACATCAAAAAAGTAGGTAATGTCATTTTAGCTGTTAAAGACATTGACAAATCCCTACAATTTTACCATGAAATCATAGGTCTTCCTATTAGAAATCAAAGAAGATCTTGGGTTGATTTGGGCACATCTGGTGCTTTATTGAGTTTACATCCAGCATCATTGACAGAAAAACATATTGGAAGTTCAATTGAAAATGGGATTACCATCGGCTTTCTTGTTGGCGATGTACAATCTGCTGTTGATGAATTAAAAGCAAAGGGCGTCACAATTCATCGTGATATTGTTGAAAAAGATGCAGGAAAAAATGCAGTAATTTTAGATCCTGATGAGTATCTTATTTCATTATTCGAACCTAGCTTTGAGGATAAAGATCAACAAACAGGCGGATATCGAGGATTTACACCAGCTTAG
- a CDS encoding Lrp/AsnC ligand binding domain-containing protein, with translation MVRAIILVKSPKKLIAARLKKIPSVADSFPTSGQFDAVAIIDVKQLIQIKEVANQIQKISGVDRTETMVEVQ, from the coding sequence ATGGTAAGAGCAATAATTTTAGTTAAATCTCCAAAAAAATTGATTGCTGCAAGATTGAAAAAAATCCCCTCAGTTGCAGATTCATTTCCAACAAGCGGACAATTTGATGCAGTTGCCATAATTGATGTAAAACAGTTAATTCAGATTAAAGAAGTTGCAAATCAAATACAGAAAATTAGTGGCGTAGATAGAACTGAAACCATGGTTGAAGTCCAATGA